From the Streptomyces nigrescens genome, one window contains:
- the solA gene encoding N-methyl-L-tryptophan oxidase codes for MAPTYDVIVLGLGGMGSAAAHHLAARGARVLGLEKFGPVHHRGSSHGGSRITRQSYFEDPAYVPLLLRSYELYEKLERDTGREIATLCGGVMLGRPDSRTVRGSLESARQWDLPHEMLEPEEIRRRFPTLTPAADEVALYEARAGLVRPEHTVAAHLQLAGQDGAELHFEEPVTRWEELPGGAGVRVHTPENTYTAGQLVICPGAWAPQLLTDLGVPFTIERQVMYWFAPDGGTAPFVPDRHPIYIWEDDRGVQIYGFPSIDGPDGGAKVAFFRKGTVCTPETIERTVHDHEVRAMADQLAPRIPALPGRFLKAATCMYSNTPDEHFVITRHPAHPETVTVACGFSGHGFKFVPVVGEIVADLALTGATAHPIELFDPRRPAAAAA; via the coding sequence ATGGCTCCCACCTACGACGTCATCGTTCTCGGCCTCGGCGGCATGGGCAGCGCCGCCGCCCACCACCTCGCCGCCCGGGGCGCCCGGGTCCTGGGCCTGGAGAAGTTCGGCCCGGTGCACCACCGCGGCTCCAGCCACGGCGGTTCCCGCATCACCCGCCAGTCCTACTTCGAGGACCCCGCCTACGTACCGCTGCTGCTGCGCTCCTACGAGCTCTACGAGAAGCTGGAGCGGGACACCGGCCGGGAGATCGCCACCCTCTGCGGCGGGGTGATGCTCGGCCGCCCCGACAGCCGTACCGTCCGCGGCAGTCTGGAATCCGCCCGCCAGTGGGACCTCCCGCACGAGATGCTCGAACCCGAGGAGATCCGCCGCCGCTTCCCGACCCTCACCCCCGCCGCGGACGAGGTCGCGCTGTACGAGGCACGGGCGGGTCTGGTCCGGCCGGAGCACACCGTCGCCGCACATCTCCAGCTCGCCGGCCAGGACGGCGCCGAGCTGCACTTCGAGGAGCCGGTCACCCGCTGGGAGGAGCTGCCCGGCGGTGCCGGGGTCCGCGTCCACACCCCCGAAAACACCTATACCGCAGGCCAGTTGGTGATCTGCCCCGGGGCCTGGGCGCCCCAGCTGCTCACCGACCTGGGTGTGCCGTTCACCATCGAGCGACAGGTCATGTACTGGTTCGCCCCGGACGGCGGCACCGCGCCCTTCGTCCCCGACCGGCACCCGATCTACATCTGGGAGGACGACCGGGGCGTCCAGATCTACGGCTTCCCGTCGATCGACGGACCCGACGGCGGCGCCAAGGTCGCGTTCTTCCGCAAGGGCACCGTCTGCACCCCGGAGACCATCGAGCGCACCGTGCACGACCACGAGGTGCGCGCCATGGCCGACCAGCTCGCCCCGCGCATCCCCGCCCTCCCCGGCCGCTTCCTCAAGGCCGCCACCTGCATGTACTCCAACACCCCCGATGAACACTTCGTGATCACCCGGCACCCCGCGCACCCGGAGACGGTGACCGTCGCCTGCGGCTTCTCCGGACACGGCTTCAAGTTCGTCCCGGTGGTCGGCGAGATCGTCGCCGATCTCGCGCTGACCGGCGCCACCGCGCACCCCATCGAGCTGTTCGACCCCCGCCGGCCCGCCGCCGCGGCCGCTTGA
- a CDS encoding aromatic ring-hydroxylating oxygenase subunit alpha: protein MTTTPTESTPTAPTTPATVAATSLIATLAGHHYTDAEIFRQEQEKIFERMWFCAVRGADLEKPGAFRTVRIGRESVLITRNRAGELRAFLNICRHRGAQLCTEESGEVRRNLQCPYHAWTYDLDGRLVAAPNLQKMPDLDRTERGLVTVPLREWLGYAWVCLADEPPSFEDTVIGAAVERLGDAASLDRYRTEGLALGKRLTYDVRANWKLIIENFMECYHCATIHPELTDVLPEFADGFAAQYYVGHGAAFADEATGFTVDGTEGFGRLPGIEDTQDRRYYAITVRPQVFVNLVPDHVIVHRMFPMAPDRTVVECDWLYLPEIVDSGADVSKSVELFHRVNAQDFDACERTQPAMSSRAYRDGGVLVPSEHHIGAFHQWVTDCLEGKGG, encoded by the coding sequence ATGACGACCACGCCCACCGAGTCCACGCCGACCGCACCCACCACACCCGCGACTGTTGCCGCCACGAGCCTGATCGCCACCCTCGCCGGCCACCACTACACCGACGCCGAGATCTTCCGCCAGGAGCAGGAGAAGATCTTCGAGCGGATGTGGTTCTGCGCGGTACGCGGCGCCGACCTGGAGAAGCCCGGCGCCTTCCGCACCGTCCGGATCGGCCGGGAGAGCGTACTGATCACCCGCAACCGCGCCGGTGAGCTGCGCGCCTTCCTCAACATCTGCCGGCACCGCGGCGCGCAGCTGTGCACCGAGGAGTCCGGTGAGGTCCGCCGCAACCTCCAGTGCCCCTACCACGCCTGGACCTACGACCTCGACGGCCGCCTGGTGGCCGCCCCCAACCTGCAGAAGATGCCGGACCTCGACCGCACCGAACGCGGTCTGGTCACCGTGCCGCTCCGTGAGTGGCTCGGCTATGCCTGGGTGTGCCTGGCCGACGAGCCGCCGTCGTTCGAGGACACCGTGATCGGCGCGGCCGTCGAGCGGCTGGGTGACGCCGCCTCCCTCGACCGCTACCGCACCGAAGGGCTCGCCCTCGGCAAGCGCCTCACCTACGACGTGCGCGCCAACTGGAAGCTCATCATCGAGAACTTCATGGAGTGCTACCACTGCGCCACCATCCACCCCGAACTCACCGATGTGCTCCCGGAGTTCGCCGACGGCTTCGCCGCCCAGTACTACGTCGGGCACGGTGCGGCGTTCGCCGACGAGGCCACCGGATTCACCGTGGACGGCACCGAGGGCTTCGGCCGGCTCCCCGGTATCGAGGACACCCAGGACCGCCGCTACTACGCGATCACCGTCCGTCCGCAGGTCTTCGTCAACCTCGTCCCGGACCATGTCATCGTCCACCGGATGTTCCCGATGGCCCCCGACCGCACCGTCGTCGAATGCGACTGGCTGTACCTGCCCGAGATCGTCGACTCCGGCGCCGATGTCTCCAAGTCCGTCGAACTCTTCCACCGGGTCAACGCCCAGGACTTCGACGCCTGCGAGCGCACCCAGCCGGCCATGAGCTCCCGCGCCTACCGCGACGGCGGGGTACTGGTCCCCAGCGAGCACCACATCGGGGCCTTCCACCAGTGGGTCACGGACTGCCTGGAGGGTAAGGGCGGCTGA
- the sbnA gene encoding 2,3-diaminopropionate biosynthesis protein SbnA: protein MPVISAPYAFNEEELYVDLRSIFGHSLFLKCEGFNFAGSIKLKAATEMVESAERAGDLGPETTLVESSSGNLGVALSMIAASKGYRFLCVTDSRCNLATRLMMEALGSQVHVVADQESNGGFLGARLAYIRSLCASDERCLWLSQYTNPSNWQAHYRRTAPAIARAFPRLDLLFVGAGTTGTLMGCARYFREWNRPVRIIAVDSVGSVTFGGTPGHRMIPGLGMSVQPPLLDESYVDDVVQVEEADTIRACHRLAKRGFVFGGSTGTVVSGATDWLTRHEERERTAVAIAPDLGERYLDTVYHDNWVQDLYGEDVLAPDPPLDADVAPLGPTPPEPQPRRRRHDA, encoded by the coding sequence GTGCCAGTCATATCCGCGCCCTACGCGTTCAACGAGGAGGAGCTCTATGTCGACCTCCGGTCGATCTTCGGGCACTCCCTCTTCCTCAAGTGCGAGGGCTTCAACTTCGCCGGCTCGATCAAGCTGAAGGCCGCGACCGAGATGGTGGAGTCCGCCGAACGGGCCGGAGACCTGGGCCCGGAGACGACCCTGGTCGAGTCCTCGTCCGGGAACCTCGGCGTGGCGCTCAGCATGATCGCGGCGAGCAAGGGCTACCGCTTCCTGTGCGTGACGGACTCCCGCTGCAACCTGGCGACCAGACTGATGATGGAGGCTCTGGGCAGCCAGGTGCACGTGGTCGCCGACCAGGAGTCCAACGGCGGCTTCCTCGGCGCCCGGCTCGCCTACATCCGCAGCCTGTGTGCCTCCGACGAACGGTGTCTGTGGCTCAGTCAGTACACCAACCCGAGCAACTGGCAGGCGCACTACCGCAGGACCGCACCGGCCATCGCCCGCGCCTTCCCGCGGCTGGACCTGCTGTTCGTCGGGGCCGGCACCACCGGCACCCTCATGGGCTGTGCCCGCTATTTCCGGGAGTGGAACCGACCGGTACGGATCATCGCCGTGGACAGTGTCGGCTCGGTGACCTTCGGCGGTACTCCCGGGCACCGGATGATTCCCGGCCTGGGCATGAGCGTCCAGCCGCCGCTGCTCGACGAGTCCTATGTGGACGACGTCGTACAGGTCGAGGAGGCCGACACCATCCGCGCCTGCCACCGGCTGGCCAAACGCGGCTTCGTGTTCGGCGGCTCGACCGGCACCGTGGTCAGCGGCGCGACCGACTGGCTGACCCGGCACGAGGAGCGGGAGCGCACGGCGGTGGCCATCGCCCCGGACCTCGGCGAGCGCTACCTCGACACCGTCTACCACGACAACTGGGTGCAGGATCTGTACGGCGAGGACGTGCTCGCTCCCGATCCCCCGCTCGACGCCGACGTCGCCCCGCTCGGCCCCACCCCGCCGGAGCCGCAGCCGCGCCGACGGCGCCACGATGCCTGA
- the sbnB gene encoding 2,3-diaminopropionate biosynthesis protein SbnB yields the protein MTTVRPTPSRPAPPEPSPTPSFAVISGAQVHRALQGREKELVEVIEATYRLHGAGESVNPPSSFLRFPDRPSSRIIALPASVGGETRVDGMKWISSFPPNVAAGIPRASAVLILNDYDTGYPFACLESSIISATRTAASAASAAERLSHGRPRPTRVGFFGAGLIARYIHTFLEGTGWSFDEIGVHDLSAESAAGFRLYLEQCRTAGRVTVHHSAEELIRSSDLVVFATVAPAPHVHEVSWFGHHPVVVHVSLRDLAPQVLLASTNIVDDIEHCLRAGTSTHLTEQLTGNREFLHGTLDEVMAGRVAVPADRTAVFSPFGLGVLDLAVGKYVYDEVVRSGELQVVDGFFHELRRYG from the coding sequence ATGACCACCGTCCGCCCCACCCCGTCCCGGCCCGCGCCCCCCGAGCCGTCCCCCACACCGTCCTTCGCGGTGATCTCCGGCGCCCAGGTGCACCGGGCTCTCCAGGGACGCGAAAAGGAGCTCGTGGAGGTCATCGAGGCCACCTACCGGCTGCACGGTGCAGGCGAGTCGGTGAACCCGCCCTCGTCCTTCCTGCGCTTCCCCGACCGCCCGTCCTCCCGGATCATCGCGCTGCCCGCCTCCGTCGGCGGGGAGACGCGGGTGGACGGCATGAAGTGGATCTCCAGCTTCCCGCCGAACGTGGCCGCCGGAATCCCGCGGGCCTCGGCCGTACTGATCCTCAACGACTATGACACCGGCTACCCGTTCGCCTGCCTGGAGAGCTCCATCATCAGCGCGACCAGGACCGCCGCGTCAGCGGCGTCGGCAGCCGAGAGGCTCAGCCACGGGCGCCCCCGCCCGACCCGCGTCGGATTCTTCGGAGCGGGCCTGATCGCCCGGTACATCCACACGTTCCTGGAAGGGACCGGCTGGTCGTTCGACGAGATCGGCGTGCACGACCTGTCCGCCGAGAGCGCGGCCGGCTTCCGCCTGTACCTGGAGCAGTGCCGTACCGCCGGGCGGGTCACCGTGCACCACAGCGCGGAGGAGCTGATCCGCTCCAGCGACCTGGTGGTCTTCGCCACCGTCGCCCCCGCACCGCATGTCCACGAGGTCTCCTGGTTCGGTCACCACCCGGTGGTGGTGCATGTGTCGCTGCGTGACCTCGCCCCGCAGGTCCTGCTGGCGTCGACCAACATCGTCGACGACATCGAGCACTGCCTGAGAGCCGGCACCTCCACCCATCTGACCGAACAGCTCACCGGCAACCGGGAGTTCCTGCACGGCACGCTGGACGAGGTGATGGCCGGCCGGGTCGCGGTGCCGGCGGACCGGACCGCCGTCTTCTCCCCGTTCGGCCTCGGGGTGCTCGATCTCGCGGTCGGCAAGTACGTCTACGACGAGGTGGTCCGCTCCGGCGAACTGCAGGTCGTCGACGGCTTCTTCCATGAACTGCGCCGGTACGGATGA
- a CDS encoding TauD/TfdA family dioxygenase, whose amino-acid sequence MVSSLPISLPELEREPGKPPLLRAGAADSAAHWAAERRDALRAVVAEHGAVLVRGLGMSDPAQVGAVLQGLDVAPLNEREAFAARQTYSEGVYSSSKWPPSQPMCMHHELSYTLEFPGLMLFACLSAPTSGGTTAVADSAAVLDALPPALTERFEREGWLLTRSYHPEIGATLDQAFGTEDRDAVERYCRAHAIEFTWQPDGGLRTRQRRSAVVRHPVSGRRCWFNQIAFLNAWTMAPEVRDYLIDEYGPDGLPFNTHYGNGDPLTEDVVQLLNEVYEAHTARRPWEAGDLLLVDNVRTAHSREPFEGPRDVVVALADPVRLADCSPTVEVTLP is encoded by the coding sequence ATGGTGTCGTCACTCCCGATCTCCCTGCCCGAACTGGAACGGGAACCCGGCAAGCCTCCGCTGCTGCGGGCCGGGGCCGCCGACAGCGCGGCGCACTGGGCGGCCGAGCGGCGGGACGCGCTGCGCGCCGTCGTCGCCGAGCACGGTGCTGTCCTGGTCCGCGGCCTGGGGATGAGCGACCCGGCACAGGTCGGCGCCGTCCTTCAGGGCCTGGATGTCGCTCCGCTGAACGAGCGGGAGGCCTTTGCCGCCCGGCAGACCTACTCCGAGGGCGTCTACTCCTCGTCGAAGTGGCCACCGAGCCAGCCCATGTGCATGCATCACGAGCTGAGTTACACCCTGGAGTTCCCCGGGCTGATGCTGTTCGCCTGCCTGAGCGCCCCCACCTCCGGCGGGACCACCGCGGTGGCCGACTCGGCGGCCGTGCTGGACGCGTTGCCCCCGGCCCTGACCGAGCGGTTCGAGCGGGAGGGCTGGCTGCTGACCCGCAGCTACCACCCCGAGATCGGGGCCACGCTGGACCAGGCGTTCGGCACCGAGGACCGGGACGCCGTGGAGCGCTACTGCCGCGCCCACGCCATCGAGTTCACCTGGCAGCCCGACGGCGGTCTGCGCACCCGACAACGCCGCAGTGCCGTGGTGCGCCATCCGGTCAGCGGCCGCCGCTGCTGGTTCAACCAGATCGCGTTCCTCAACGCCTGGACGATGGCTCCCGAAGTGCGGGACTACCTGATCGACGAGTACGGCCCCGACGGGCTGCCGTTCAACACCCACTACGGAAACGGCGACCCCCTCACCGAGGACGTCGTGCAGCTGCTCAACGAGGTCTACGAGGCCCATACCGCCCGCCGGCCGTGGGAGGCCGGAGACCTTCTGCTCGTCGACAACGTCCGTACCGCGCACAGCAGGGAGCCCTTCGAAGGGCCGAGGGACGTGGTCGTGGCCCTGGCCGACCCGGTGCGCCTGGCCGACTGCTCGCCGACCGTGGAGGTGACTCTCCCATGA
- a CDS encoding Pls/PosA family non-ribosomal peptide synthetase — translation MVGKPVEELTSYPEESSAGRCGVDVPAPDVEGALAATLAEVMGTGQTPVDRHFFDDLGADSLVMAHFCARVRKRADLPPVSMKDIYRYPTIRALATALADSTPSFPAEAPPPAPAAAPAPPPAPAFAGTARYVLCGALQLLTFLGYSCLVAVLTAWGYEWIAAGTGLFDSYLRSVLWGAAGLLLLCAFPVLVKWVLIGRWKPQQFPVWSLPYVRFWVVKTLIRANPLVVFVGSPLYTLYLRALGAKVGRGVAVFSRNVPVCTDLLAVGDGTVIRKDSFLNCYRAQAGLIETGAVVLGQNVVISEATVLDIDTALGDGAQLGHASSLHSGQMVPDGERWHGSPAQRTGTEVDFRAVDPAVCGAVRRTVHSFLQLATLLLLYVPLAVGGVGILLAEAPQLSAVLEPGPTALTHGTFYVDALVVSLLFFAAVPLGLLFQATVPRLLSRTITPGKVYPLYGFHYGVHRLIALTTNRKFLMRLFGDSSAIVHYLRCLGYDLSRIEQTGSNFGTEVKHETPYLSSVGSGTMVADGLSVMNADFSDTSFRVSRTSIGPRNFLGNRIAYPSRGKTGDNCLLATKVMVPVDGEVREGVGLLGSPSFEIPRSVQRDSTFDQLKDGAQLSRHLAAKNRHNAATMGLYLLVRWLYFYWFTLLVAVSAELYDSLGALAIALGNVLVLLSGVVYFVLVERVVTVFRPLVPLFCSIYDPRFWRRERFWKVPAETYLLLFNGTPFKNLIWRLLGVRIGSKVFDDGCYLTERTLVAIGDGCTLNAGSVVQCHSQEDGTFKSDRSTIAAGCTLGVGAFVHYGVAMGDGAVLAPDSFLMKGEAVPPDAHWGGNPARQICGRDAGEGWR, via the coding sequence ATGGTCGGAAAGCCGGTCGAAGAACTGACCTCGTATCCGGAGGAGTCCTCAGCCGGCCGGTGCGGTGTGGACGTCCCCGCCCCCGATGTCGAGGGCGCCCTCGCCGCAACACTGGCCGAGGTCATGGGTACGGGGCAGACGCCGGTGGACCGGCACTTCTTCGACGACCTGGGCGCCGACTCCTTGGTGATGGCACATTTCTGTGCGCGGGTCAGGAAGCGCGCCGACCTGCCGCCGGTCTCGATGAAGGACATCTACCGGTATCCGACGATCAGGGCGCTGGCGACGGCTCTGGCGGACTCCACACCGTCCTTCCCGGCCGAGGCCCCGCCCCCGGCCCCAGCCGCGGCCCCGGCGCCCCCTCCGGCCCCGGCCTTCGCGGGCACTGCCCGGTACGTCCTGTGCGGAGCGCTGCAGCTGCTGACGTTCCTCGGGTACTCCTGTCTCGTCGCGGTCCTCACGGCCTGGGGCTATGAGTGGATCGCCGCCGGGACGGGCCTGTTCGACAGCTATCTGCGGTCGGTCCTGTGGGGCGCGGCCGGTCTGCTGCTCCTGTGTGCTTTTCCGGTCCTGGTGAAGTGGGTCCTCATCGGGCGGTGGAAGCCCCAGCAGTTCCCCGTCTGGAGCCTGCCGTACGTCCGCTTCTGGGTCGTCAAGACACTGATCCGCGCGAACCCGCTGGTCGTGTTCGTCGGTTCGCCGCTCTACACGCTCTACCTCAGGGCACTGGGCGCGAAGGTCGGGCGAGGCGTCGCGGTCTTCTCGCGCAATGTGCCGGTGTGCACCGATCTGCTGGCCGTCGGCGACGGCACCGTCATCCGCAAGGACTCGTTCCTCAACTGCTACCGGGCACAGGCCGGGCTGATCGAGACGGGCGCGGTGGTCCTCGGGCAGAACGTGGTCATCAGCGAGGCCACTGTGCTCGACATCGACACCGCGCTGGGCGACGGGGCCCAGCTCGGCCATGCCTCGTCCCTGCACAGCGGGCAGATGGTGCCTGACGGCGAGCGCTGGCACGGCTCACCGGCACAGCGGACCGGAACCGAGGTGGACTTCCGCGCCGTGGACCCGGCGGTGTGCGGTGCCGTGCGCAGGACGGTGCACAGCTTCCTGCAGCTGGCGACCCTGCTGCTCCTGTACGTGCCGCTGGCGGTCGGCGGCGTGGGCATCCTGCTGGCCGAGGCACCGCAACTCTCCGCGGTCCTGGAACCCGGCCCCACGGCGCTGACCCACGGGACGTTCTACGTGGACGCCCTGGTGGTGTCCTTGCTCTTCTTCGCTGCCGTGCCCCTCGGCCTCCTCTTCCAGGCCACGGTCCCCCGGCTCCTCAGCCGGACCATCACGCCGGGCAAGGTCTATCCGCTGTACGGCTTCCACTACGGGGTGCACCGGCTGATCGCCCTCACGACCAACCGGAAGTTCCTGATGCGGCTGTTCGGCGACAGCTCCGCCATCGTGCACTACCTGCGCTGCCTTGGTTACGACCTCTCCCGGATCGAACAGACCGGGTCGAACTTCGGCACCGAGGTCAAGCACGAGACGCCGTACCTGAGTTCCGTCGGGAGCGGGACCATGGTCGCCGACGGCCTGTCGGTCATGAACGCCGACTTCTCGGACACGTCCTTCCGTGTCTCCCGGACCTCGATCGGACCACGCAACTTCCTCGGGAACCGGATCGCCTACCCCTCGCGGGGAAAGACGGGCGACAACTGCCTGCTCGCGACGAAGGTCATGGTCCCGGTCGACGGCGAGGTCCGGGAGGGTGTCGGGCTGCTCGGCTCACCCAGCTTTGAGATCCCCCGCTCGGTCCAGCGGGACAGCACCTTCGACCAGCTGAAGGACGGCGCGCAGCTGAGCCGCCACCTCGCCGCCAAGAACCGGCACAACGCCGCCACCATGGGGCTCTACCTCCTGGTGCGGTGGCTCTACTTCTACTGGTTCACCCTCCTCGTGGCGGTCTCCGCCGAGCTCTACGACTCCCTCGGCGCCCTGGCGATCGCGCTGGGCAATGTGCTGGTCCTGCTGTCCGGTGTCGTCTACTTCGTGCTGGTCGAACGGGTCGTGACGGTGTTCCGTCCCCTGGTCCCGCTGTTCTGCTCGATCTACGATCCGCGCTTCTGGCGGCGGGAGCGCTTCTGGAAGGTGCCCGCGGAGACCTATCTGCTGCTCTTCAACGGCACCCCGTTCAAGAACCTGATCTGGCGGCTGCTGGGGGTCCGCATCGGCAGCAAGGTCTTCGACGACGGCTGCTATCTGACCGAGCGGACCCTGGTCGCCATCGGGGACGGCTGCACCCTCAACGCGGGGAGTGTCGTCCAGTGCCACTCTCAGGAGGACGGCACCTTCAAGTCCGACCGCAGCACGATCGCAGCGGGCTGCACGCTCGGCGTCGGTGCCTTCGTCCATTACGGCGTGGCCATGGGTGACGGCGCGGTGCTCGCGCCCGACTCCTTCCTCATGAAGGGCGAGGCCGTCCCGCCCGACGCGCACTGGGGTGGGAATCCTGCCCGGCAGATCTGCGGCCGGGACGCCGGCGAGGGATGGAGGTAG